The nucleotide window TTCTAAAGTTTCCTCTTGTCCGGGAGGTTTTGAGGTCTACTTGCATTTCTTTTTGCCTGTAAGAGGTGTTGAAGCTCAGCTGTGCCCCCAATATTGACCTGGGCTGCCTGGGGGATCTCACCAGCAACCTCGCGTCCTCACCAGATCCCTGGAGCGCAGGCATAGATGTCAGACTGCTAGAGCGGCACGCCGTGGAGGCTTCGGGTCCAGACCACAATTGCACCTTCCCTTCTTAGCTATAGTCAACATTACCTAAAGAAGATCATCGAGATACAAAGGGCCGGAGCAGCGACGCCGAGAACCAAATTAAACCAGAAGTTTTGACCGATGTATCACTCCGACGTTTCGTCTGTCTGTAGGCACAAAGGGCAGCGCTTAATAAAAAAATATCCCACCCCATAATTTTCTGgcattatatcatagaatcatagaatagcagagtttgacgggtcctacaaggccatcgagtccaaccccctgctcaatgcaggaatccaccctaaagcatccctgacagatggttatccagctgcctcttgaaggcctctagtgtgggagagcccacaacctccctaggtcactggttccaccgtgctctaacagtcaggatgtttttcctgatgtccagccggaacctggcttcctttaacttgagcccgttattccgtgtcctgcactccgggaggatcgagaagagatcctggccctcctctgtgtgacaaccttttaagtatttgaagagtgctctcatgtctcccctccatcttctcttctccaggctcaacatgcccagtgctttcagtctctcttcatagggctttgtttccagacccctgatcatcctggttgccctcctctgaacacgctccagcttgtctgcgtccttcttgaattgtggagcccagaactggacgcaatactctagatgaggcctaaccagggccgaatagagaggaaccagtacctcacgtgatttgggagctatacttctattaatgcagtccaaaatagcatttccctttcttgcagccctatcacactgttggctcctattccgcttgcgatctacaacaattccaagatctttctcgtttgtagtattgctgagccaagtgtcccccatctcgGCCCCGGCGGGCGGAAATTGATTTTAACTCACTTTCGCCTCTCAATCTCAAAAGCGATGAGCCAAAGCTGAAGACTGAATGGCAGATGGGGCCACAACTGGAGAAGCCCTGTGGATTGGTAGCCCCTTGGGCTCATTTCCCTGTGGGTCTGGGCAGCTGGTTTTTATGAGTGGGAGGTAGTAATATTAGGGGGGGGAGATTGACAGGTGGAGGAGGGGCAAAAGGAGGGGAGACACCAACACACACAGGCCAAGACTTCCGGCGCCGCTCTAGGCCTTCAAATCTCTATGCCCAGATAGGGGCTGGAAGAAAAGAATCCGCGACAGCACTTCCGGTGCAGAGCGGAAGTGCCCTTGCCGGGGCGCCCCCAGCCGCGTGGTGCCTCTCTAGCCCCCTCTGCCTCTATGGCCGTCCCTCCCACCGCAATGGAGGCTGCTGCTGGGGTGGCCCCCATCAAGGCCCAGTGAGtaggggggcgggagggggagggctCTGCCCCCTACAGGCTCGacccctccctccgcccccaccCACGCATTCtaagagcccccccaccccctccattgcAGGCCCCCTCCCTATAGCCTGCCAGCCTCCCCCTTCCATGGGGGGCAGGAACCCCCCTCAGCCCCCTACCATATGCAGCCCCCTACTGTATACAGGAGTTTGCCCAATTTCTCCCTAAACCTGCCTCCCCCCATTTGTCCCCAGACCTGCCTGctccccattcccccccacatgtttcccctcccccatttcccccccacatgtttcccctcccccatttcccccccacacctgtctgccccccatttccccccacatgtttcccctcccccatttccccccacacttgtcccctccccatttcccccccacatgtttcccctcccccatttccccccacatgtttcccctcccccatttccccccacacctgtctcccccccatttccccccacacctgtctcccccccatttccccccacacttgtcccctccccatttctccccAGACCTGCCTGCTCCCCATTCCCCCACAcctgtctcccctcccccatttctccccacacttgtcccctccccatttcccccccacatgtttcccctcccccatttccccccacatgtttcccctcccccatttccccccacacctgtctcccccccatttccccccacacctgtctgcccccattcccccccacacctctcccccccatttccccccacacctgtctcccccccatttctcccttcctcccagcCGTAAATGAAGCTAGTTTGAGCAAGCAGTGCAAAAGCCACAAACAACTAAATTGGTCGTAGATAGAAGATAACATTactgatgaaataataataataataataataataataataatatatttcttacccgcctctccctctggatcgaataCAACTATGACAGCTGCTtccctacaccccccccccccacacacacaccacacacagagaCCCCCACACACCTCGCTTTAAAAATTAACTCCTCAGCCCTAAACGTCTGCGACGCTTTGCTGCATCCAGCCCAGTCCGAGCGGATGGTTCCCCGAGGCAGGGGCCTCTCCCGGCCTCGATATTGTCAAACGGAGGCCATTGGAGCCCCAAATGCCTCCATGCAACGTCCATGTTCCGCCCCATCCGTTGGAGAATATCTTAAAATCCCCAAGTTTAAATAgatgaagataataataataataatagctaaagCTTAATTGtttcaaagtaaaaacaaagatgatgataataatagtaataataataatagtagtaataataataataataataataatagtaatacacATCTTACCCGCCCCTTCCTTTGGATCAGGCGGGGGAACAACActagtacaatacaatataaatcaaatacatgaaattaattaaaagagcacataaaaccaatacagtatcAAAACAGCCATCGAGACGTCTTAAAATGCTTGGTTCAGAATTCGTCTGGGTCGGCCTGCCAGATGCCAGGGGGTAAAAGATGCAGGAAGCATTGGAGGTTGTAGTCCTAGTCTAGTGCAGGCTGGgtattttggactttaactcccagctagtggtctggaatgctgggacttgtcatTCAGAAACagctggagcagccttcctcaacctggggcgctccagatgtgttggaatacaactcccagaatgccattctgggaaatgcagtccaacacatctggagcgccccaggttgaggaaggctgaactggaGGGACCCGGCTGTGGGAAAGCCGCTCAGCGCCATACAGAACCGCTTGAGAGACGGCGTGGTGTGGTGGCTGAAATGCTGGACTGGgcgttgggagatctgggttctagtccccgttgggtgactctgggccagtcacagactctcagcccagcctacctcacagggtggttgttgtgaggataaaatggagaagaggaggaggaactcaccgccttgggttccttggaggaaaaaaggcaggatatcaacgCGATAATAAAATTGAAAAATTGTGCCCACAACGTTTTAACGCCCGGCCCTGTTCCTCACAAGGTACCTCTCGACGAAAGATGAGTTTCACACCTACCTTGACCGGGAAGGGGAGCTGCGGAGTAACAAAGACGGCGACAGCGCGAAGGAGAATTGCAGCGGAGACCTGAGCGAGCCTCCGGCCAAGCTACAGAAGCTGGGAGGTGGCGGAAGCGAGGAAGCGAACTTGCCGGAAGCGGCGAGTGGAGACGCAAAGGAGCATCAGGGACCGAAGAGGAACCGGGGGCAGAACAAGAGCCGCCCATGCATGAAACCGACTCACTACGAGAAGGACCGCCTGTGTCCCTCGGTCGTCCAGGTAAAGCGTGCACGGGCGAGTCCGGCGTAGGTCATGGCCAGGCGCCGCCTGTGAGTTCCCTCTCTCTCCTTGAACCGGCTTCCTATCGCTTGAAAATCTCTGCCTCACGCCGCCTCCATCGGGAACTTCTGAGCAGAGAACATAGCACAGACATTTCCCCAAACTCCGCACAGTTCTGAGACTCCCTGGTTACCCCTATTTAGAGGTAAATAGGTTTCATAgcatcatagactagtagagttggaaggggcctacaaggccatctagtccccctgctcaatgcaggaatccaccttcaagcatccctggcagatggctgtccagctgcctcttgaaggcctctagggtgggggagcccaccacctccctagggaattgattcctctgtcgtactgctctaacagtcatgacctagggaggtcatgggctctcccacactagaggccttcaagaggcatctggaaagatgtctgccagggatgcttgaagatggcttgagcagagggttggactccatggccttcgaggccccttccaactcttcgaTTCTAGGGTGCTGTTGTGGATTTCCCGTTggctactgtgcaaacagaacgctgtactagatggaccctgggtctggtCCTATGTTCTAGCCAAGGCGAGAGATTACCAGGGCACGACCCAGCGTCCCTTTGTTTCTTGTTTCAGCGAATTACGCAAGCCACCTTGAATGCCGCTTGTGTGCAGTAAGAGAAGATAAAAACCTTTTAGGAAAAAAGAGTCCTCTTGCCAGCCACCATCTTGTATAGCggtatctttctctctctttctctccctccttgaAGGAACGTGCAGACAAATGCTTCTTCGGCCCCCGATGCCGTTTCCTGCACGACGTCAAGGAATACATGGCCACGAAGCCGCCGGACCTCGGGGACAGCTGCGTGCTCTTCCAGACGTTTGGCAAGTGTATTTATGGGCCCACTTGCCGGTTCGCTGGGACCCACTTCGGGGAGGACTTCAAGAACGTCACCAACGCCGAGCTGCTGAAACAGTGGGAGGGGAAGCCGGCGGTGAGGAACAGCCTCAGCAAGGAACTCCAGCAGCAACTACGCAAGAAGAAATTCCCCTTCGACAAGTCCAACGAGTACCTCAGCCGCTTGGCCAAGCCCCACCCAGCAAGGGGGTCCGAGGGCCGAGGAAAGAACCCGTCCCCGGGAGAGCCGGGGGTCGTGGGCCACTCTGCTTCCAAAGGAAGCGTGGGCCCCAACGCCGGCGGAGAAGAAGCGCCGGACGCTTCCCCTTCGTCGCAGGAAGGAGGTTCCGGCAGGGACTCTCTCAAAACAGCCGGCGCTGTGACGGATGAGGATATCGTGAAACTCCGGCCGTGTGAGAAGCGAAAGGTAAGGAGGAAGAGGGCTTTGTATCTGAAGCCAGCAAGGGCGTTCCTGTTCCTCTGTAGCGGCGCTCTGCAAATGTTTCTGTGTTCACGCCTGGAGGCGCACGAAGGGACGGAAGAAAGCTGCGTGGATCTCACTCCGGGgaaggctgcgttcggacaacccAATAGTCAATgctgggttaatagtcaactccagggttgattatcaagggggtgcGCCCCACACAACACGATTATAATCAGCCCTGGAGTGGATTAACCCTGGCGtcgagttgactgttagtcaactgtgtgtaattgacacatcccccccccccctctctccaccccggtcctccattgcgagttctgccggcTGGGCTAGAGCGGCAGCCTCTGCTTTGGCCGCTCTTGCCGGAGGACTCTGTGTGGCAGCCGAAACGGTCGACTCAACGGGGCAAAATTGTCCAACAGACGACACGCTAACCAACGGTCGTGTTTttctctgttggttattttggcggAATAGTGAACCATGGGGTGGTTTTTCCCCAGCCAACACAACAACCAACGCTTGACTGTTCAACtaatggttgactacttaaaccactgttggttactaCATGGTCCGAACGCAGCCAGAGGGCCTCTCTAACTCACTGGGTTGCAGCTCTCAGGCGGAGAGGGGTCATCCCCAGACATGAGTCCCTTCGTGACTGCAGGGGCAGCTGTCCGCTGGTTTTGCCGACCCCCAAAGGTGCCCATTCTAACCCCCCCCCAATgtaatttctttatttattttgtttatttcatttctaaaccggccaatagccgaagctctcacaacaatgaaaaccacaaaGTACGGCATAAAATATATGCAGCCGCCATTATGaagccacaatataaaagcagaaccagaataaaacttgagcagcaatgcagagatgtgAAAGACAGATTTCAAACGGCAGAGCGAAGCGACTAGGATGCTggaatactggggaaataaaaaaggtcttcacctggtgtcgaaaGGAGCACAACGCAGACGCCGGGCGAACCTCtcctgggagctcattccacagccggggtgccacagcagaaaaggccctgctgcaGATAGCCGcccacctcactttctttggcaggggctcacagagaaggacccctgaggatgatcttagggcccAGGCAGGTGGATACAGGACGGGGTAATGATGTCACGTATCATGGGTGAGGCGTGGCGCAAATCCCCGCCTTGTTTTCGGCAGCCATCTTGTGCTTCCAGCCACCCCAGTTTGCTGTGAAACGAAGACGTACGCTCCAGGGGGGGTCAACATTCATTCTAGCCTcatcctttttctctttcctttttttccaatGCCACGCCGCTATTTTTTAGACTCTGGGGCGTCGGAATGGCTCACGCCTCCCTCGTGCCTCATGCTTTTCTCCCGTTTTCTCCACAGCTGGATCTCCGCGGCAAGCTTTATCTGGCCCCGTTGACAACGGTAAGTCGATGCGCTGCTCCGTGCTGAGCAGAACCAGATAAGCAAGAGAGGGAAAACGTCCTTTCGTATTTGTTCTACAAACAGGAATGTATATAtgtaaacacacccacacacaagttCCTGGACCGGGTTTAAAG belongs to Elgaria multicarinata webbii isolate HBS135686 ecotype San Diego chromosome 23, rElgMul1.1.pri, whole genome shotgun sequence and includes:
- the DUS3L gene encoding tRNA-dihydrouridine(47) synthase [NAD(P)(+)]-like isoform X1; this translates as MKLIKRAHKTNTVSKQPSRRLKMLGSEFVWVGLPDARGYLSTKDEFHTYLDREGELRSNKDGDSAKENCSGDLSEPPAKLQKLGGGGSEEANLPEAASGDAKEHQGPKRNRGQNKSRPCMKPTHYEKDRLCPSVVQERADKCFFGPRCRFLHDVKEYMATKPPDLGDSCVLFQTFGKCIYGPTCRFAGTHFGEDFKNVTNAELLKQWEGKPAVRNSLSKELQQQLRKKKFPFDKSNEYLSRLAKPHPARGSEGRGKNPSPGEPGVVGHSASKGSVGPNAGGEEAPDASPSSQEGGSGRDSLKTAGAVTDEDIVKLRPCEKRKLDLRGKLYLAPLTTCGNLPFRRICKRYGADVTCGEMAVCTNLLQGQSSEWALLKRHHTEDLFGVQLEGAFPDTMSKCAELLNRTVEVDFVDVNVGCPIDLIYNKGGGCALMSRTNKFEQIVRGMDYVLDVPLTVKIRTGVQEKTNLAHKLIPNLRDWGAALITLHGRSREQRYTKVADWSYIAECAQIADPVPLFGNGDIFSFEDANRALETGVSGIMIARGALIKPWIFTEIKDQRHWDISSGERLGVLRDYTNFGLEHWGSDTQGVEKTRKFLLEWLSFLCRYIPVGLLERLPQRINERPPYYTGRDYLETLMASQNVGDWIKISEMLLGPVPANFTFLPKHKANSYK